In one window of Maribacter dokdonensis DSW-8 DNA:
- a CDS encoding glycoside hydrolase family 117 protein: MTRRAFITVVTMIFYAILVVNLTSCQNQEPKTYESASYKRFRENHISYEKYNEFNTQFKFQKIEGFEDGAERYYPSSIIKADDQYYMWYSKPQSNSEVVGPIDANDTLRAFHWDLCDIWYATSTDGLKWEEQGLAVSRGTAGRYDHRSVFNPDILFTDGKYYLVYQAAKSIEDARWSKQFRTSGDFTPNVIGMSVGNSAAGPWKALDEPILKPGSEESWDAEVIHEPTFFVKGGQFFLYYKSHGRLPWTPNISPGKFNKDYADIPLATGVAIANDPKGPYTKSKYNPVLMGGHGSMVWPYRNGVCAILPEGPERNSILFSEDGVNFYPKIQGLNIPKGGGAYRPGNFTDVNTSPGKGITWGISHQLYPNYHFVRFECDLSLEKGNRVRKEYKMIKEYMNNDSYDYNPKLNID; encoded by the coding sequence ATGACAAGAAGAGCCTTCATCACAGTAGTAACCATGATATTTTACGCCATATTAGTGGTAAATTTGACTTCATGCCAGAACCAGGAACCTAAAACTTACGAGAGTGCTTCCTATAAACGTTTTCGTGAAAACCACATTTCTTATGAAAAGTACAACGAGTTCAATACTCAATTTAAGTTTCAAAAAATAGAAGGATTCGAAGATGGAGCTGAACGCTATTACCCGTCTAGCATAATAAAGGCAGACGATCAATATTATATGTGGTATTCTAAGCCCCAATCCAACAGTGAGGTTGTAGGTCCTATTGATGCCAACGATACACTAAGGGCTTTTCATTGGGATCTGTGCGATATTTGGTATGCAACTTCTACCGATGGGCTAAAGTGGGAAGAACAGGGACTTGCAGTTTCCCGTGGCACAGCGGGGCGCTATGACCACCGCAGTGTTTTTAATCCAGATATTTTATTTACAGATGGTAAGTACTATTTAGTTTATCAAGCTGCAAAAAGTATAGAAGATGCACGCTGGTCAAAACAATTTAGAACATCTGGAGATTTTACGCCCAACGTAATTGGTATGTCTGTGGGCAACTCGGCAGCAGGACCATGGAAAGCTTTGGACGAACCAATTTTAAAACCCGGTTCTGAAGAAAGTTGGGATGCGGAAGTAATACATGAACCAACCTTTTTTGTTAAAGGAGGGCAATTTTTTCTATACTATAAAAGTCATGGCCGATTACCATGGACCCCCAATATATCTCCGGGTAAATTTAATAAAGATTATGCCGATATACCTTTAGCTACGGGTGTGGCAATTGCAAATGACCCTAAAGGTCCGTATACTAAATCTAAATACAACCCAGTATTAATGGGCGGGCATGGCAGTATGGTATGGCCCTATCGTAACGGTGTATGTGCAATATTACCAGAAGGACCTGAAAGAAACAGCATTCTATTTTCTGAAGACGGAGTAAATTTTTACCCAAAAATTCAAGGTTTAAACATTCCTAAGGGTGGCGGTGCTTACCGACCTGGGAATTTTACCGATGTAAATACAAGCCCAGGAAAAGGGATAACTTGGGGAATTAGCCACCAATTATATCCTAATTACCATTTTGTTCGTTTTGAATGTGATTTATCTTTAGAAAAAGGCAACAGGGTTCGTAAAGAATACAAAATGATCAAAGAGTACATGAATAACGACTCTTATGATTATAATCCAAAATTAAATATCGATTAA
- a CDS encoding flavodoxin family protein: MKKTDFSDLKVIYINCTLKKSPQESHTQKLMEVSKAIMTKEKVKIDEVRLIDHQVASGVYPDMTEHGWDVDEWPEIAERILNADITIIGTPIWLGEKSSEAQKLIERLYAMSGETNEKGQYIFYGKVGGCIITGNEDGIKHCAMGILYSMQHVGYSIPPQADSGWIGKVGPGPSYGDTKWKGEDLKEPVGFDSDFTNRNTTFMTYNLLHLARMMKDNKGYPNYGNSRTEWDDGKRWEFENPEYR, from the coding sequence ATGAAAAAGACAGATTTTAGCGATTTAAAAGTGATATACATTAACTGTACGCTAAAGAAATCGCCACAGGAAAGTCATACTCAAAAGTTGATGGAAGTATCAAAAGCGATCATGACCAAAGAAAAGGTAAAAATAGATGAGGTTAGGCTTATAGATCATCAGGTGGCAAGTGGTGTATATCCAGATATGACAGAACATGGTTGGGATGTTGATGAATGGCCAGAAATAGCCGAGCGTATTTTAAATGCGGATATCACCATTATTGGCACACCAATTTGGCTGGGCGAAAAATCATCTGAAGCCCAAAAGCTTATTGAACGTTTGTATGCCATGAGTGGTGAGACCAACGAAAAGGGTCAGTATATATTTTATGGTAAAGTAGGGGGCTGTATTATTACCGGAAATGAAGATGGTATTAAACATTGCGCCATGGGTATTTTATATTCCATGCAACATGTGGGCTACTCTATACCGCCGCAAGCAGATAGTGGATGGATCGGTAAAGTAGGACCCGGACCAAGCTATGGCGATACCAAATGGAAAGGCGAAGACCTTAAAGAACCTGTAGGTTTTGATAGCGATTTCACCAACAGAAATACCACCTTTATGACCTATAATCTGTTACATTTAGCCAGAATGATGAAAGACAATAAAGGCTACCCCAATTACGGAAACTCTCGCACTGAATGGGACGATGGCAAGCGCTGGGAATTTGAAAATCCGGAATATAGATAG
- a CDS encoding carbohydrate binding domain-containing protein, which yields MKKCKFLSILFVFTLLLVSCEKQEELNLNDPNHRIIVTSEMDFENKVIVGGDIDFGDISRGVESRTWILPSNALIVGESGTTSSEKVVKAIFNKAGVYDVVLNQTFKGNVYPNDDSTSPIDSRELDTTIVVTVIDSIQSVLKAFRINPDGSTGAEINLADGAENELEASNSIRLSYTAIGEPQSVSWKSVGGKPNAVTISDDSDVDMRFNRLGSWDIEYIASRFRPTDADTLSFENVIKVIPSTAPVTLDRVAERNDKVTLEFSREIDGTSVNAGDFTVRIENNTDEMNPKILTPTVVSATVDKDEATIVILELDGEQLYNDDQVFVSYTPGALRTVDEVESEAISDALLTEFDPLDNFYTTTSYDYGFETTNVSNYVYQGWGAPWDGFDISMDLLNTHTGSQSLKVNLRPNGGMIIRPESGGNPITFPLETGKTYEFGYWLYIESDLSNLPTGTQSADIQLYADDWGGPGLIPTTFTSDMPTGKWIYQKQIFKAGAGRDISWFIRGYNEFHDNNLVFYLDDFFLAEVPVRP from the coding sequence ATGAAAAAATGTAAGTTTTTAAGTATACTTTTTGTTTTCACCTTACTTCTAGTAAGTTGTGAAAAGCAAGAAGAACTAAATTTAAATGACCCTAACCACAGAATTATTGTTACCTCTGAAATGGACTTTGAAAACAAAGTAATTGTTGGTGGGGACATAGACTTTGGAGACATTTCACGTGGTGTAGAATCCAGAACTTGGATCTTACCTAGCAATGCCCTTATTGTTGGGGAAAGTGGAACAACGTCATCTGAAAAAGTCGTTAAAGCGATATTCAATAAAGCAGGCGTATATGATGTGGTGTTGAACCAAACATTTAAGGGTAATGTATACCCAAATGATGATAGTACATCACCTATTGACTCTAGAGAGTTGGATACCACTATTGTAGTAACGGTTATTGATTCTATACAATCGGTACTTAAAGCATTTAGAATAAACCCTGATGGTTCTACCGGTGCTGAAATCAACTTGGCAGACGGTGCTGAAAATGAATTGGAAGCCAGCAACTCTATTCGTCTATCTTATACAGCTATAGGAGAGCCACAAAGTGTATCTTGGAAGTCTGTAGGCGGTAAGCCAAATGCCGTAACCATTAGCGACGATTCTGATGTAGACATGAGATTCAATAGATTAGGGTCTTGGGATATTGAATATATTGCTTCTAGGTTTAGACCAACAGATGCAGATACCCTTTCTTTTGAAAACGTAATAAAGGTTATTCCTTCTACTGCGCCTGTTACTTTGGATAGAGTAGCGGAAAGAAATGATAAAGTTACCCTAGAGTTTAGTAGAGAAATAGATGGTACTTCTGTTAATGCTGGTGATTTTACAGTTAGAATAGAAAACAATACGGATGAAATGAATCCTAAAATACTTACTCCTACAGTTGTATCGGCAACCGTGGATAAAGATGAAGCTACTATTGTTATCCTAGAACTAGATGGAGAACAGCTTTATAATGACGACCAAGTTTTTGTAAGTTACACTCCCGGAGCCTTAAGAACGGTAGACGAAGTAGAGTCTGAAGCTATTTCCGATGCGCTATTAACAGAATTTGATCCTCTAGATAACTTTTATACAACTACTTCTTATGATTACGGTTTTGAAACAACAAATGTTAGTAATTATGTTTACCAAGGATGGGGTGCACCATGGGATGGATTTGATATAAGTATGGACTTATTGAATACCCATACAGGATCGCAAAGCCTTAAGGTTAATTTGAGACCTAATGGTGGTATGATCATTAGACCCGAGTCTGGAGGAAATCCTATTACATTTCCATTAGAAACTGGTAAAACATACGAATTTGGCTATTGGCTATACATTGAAAGTGATTTATCCAATTTACCGACCGGAACCCAATCTGCAGATATTCAGCTTTATGCAGATGACTGGGGTGGACCAGGTTTGATACCAACTACATTTACTTCTGACATGCCTACAGGAAAGTGGATCTACCAAAAGCAAATATTCAAAGCAGGTGCCGGTAGAGATATCTCATGGTTTATAAGAGGGTACAACGAATTTCATGACAATAACCTTGTCTTCTATTTAGATGACTTTTTCTTAGCTGAAGTTCCCGTTAGGCCATAA
- a CDS encoding 3-keto-disaccharide hydrolase, with the protein MKHCTLYLPLFFLVISCSEVKNEEQKNLEETYEWEELIDEDLTQWDTYLSYQHQPGYDGSVPLDENGEEIAPIGLNNKDYTVFSTLQEGEETIIKNTGEYYGCLITKKEYKNYHFQLKYKWGDKKWAYRKDLLKDSGILYHSVGPMAVEYWRSWMLSQEFQIMEGHTGDFWSQANSAMDIRAYKPESVLDPLAHESQEYLPIGMGSQYNNYCLRSGNYEKPHDEWNTLDLICYEGKSLHIVNGEVVMILKNSRYIGENGEKIPLIQGKIQLQSEAAELFFKDIKIRQIDSLTQQQKALF; encoded by the coding sequence ATGAAACATTGTACACTTTATTTACCACTTTTTTTCCTTGTGATTTCCTGTTCAGAGGTAAAAAATGAAGAACAAAAAAATCTAGAAGAAACATATGAGTGGGAAGAATTAATAGATGAGGATCTAACTCAGTGGGATACTTATTTAAGTTACCAACATCAACCAGGTTATGATGGTTCTGTACCCTTAGATGAAAATGGTGAAGAAATTGCCCCAATTGGGTTAAACAATAAAGATTATACGGTTTTTTCAACATTACAAGAGGGCGAAGAAACCATTATCAAGAATACGGGAGAATATTATGGTTGCCTGATAACTAAAAAGGAGTATAAGAATTATCACTTTCAATTAAAGTACAAGTGGGGAGATAAAAAATGGGCCTACCGAAAGGATCTGTTGAAAGACTCCGGAATATTATATCACTCTGTAGGGCCTATGGCTGTTGAGTACTGGCGTTCATGGATGCTTTCTCAAGAATTTCAAATAATGGAAGGGCATACAGGAGATTTTTGGAGTCAAGCTAATTCTGCAATGGATATTAGGGCATACAAACCAGAATCTGTTTTAGATCCATTGGCACATGAATCACAAGAGTATTTGCCTATTGGCATGGGTAGTCAGTACAACAATTATTGTTTACGAAGCGGTAATTATGAAAAACCCCATGACGAGTGGAACACGCTAGATCTAATATGTTACGAAGGCAAAAGCCTGCATATTGTAAACGGAGAGGTGGTCATGATTTTAAAAAATTCAAGATACATAGGTGAAAACGGTGAAAAAATACCACTGATCCAAGGAAAGATTCAATTACAGAGTGAAGCTGCAGAGTTATTTTTTAAGGACATCAAAATAAGGCAGATAGATTCGCTAACACAGCAGCAAAAGGCACTTTTTTAA
- a CDS encoding tetratricopeptide repeat protein, translating to MKTRIAFQKPASIVVLLFCLCVTAQQPYGTNEYIEKANQLTAKNLDSAIYYLKKGIVHYSIEKDTINLINSICQLSGLYDNVLDYGKSYDGYWEALILADESNDDISKSRIYQELGWLYTAYRKEEESLRYFNMSLELKKKLVEEKKISRDYLVSNYFAIVNCYRVNRNYVMAKTYLDSCELSLKKISSDKRSYYVETEKGYFDAVAGNYEKALSKLNETKLFFEEKNPSYLTVVHFLMGEVYKFRGEYDKAIKNYKESLRFSEMYNKHLGYKLFNYEELSKLYYDQNNFKEAFFYKDKAQALNESIFGRKSKNHKHLFGIKDRYRLQKEKEKALLKEVRIEKLEDQKRIGFLQNILMGVVVVFMFLYGVLFFRNLRRKHKLEKQKTNEVMMLKNRELTASALQLIEKEEFISKLKQNISKSDAVDTKAIHNMLKGFQNTPGGNWKEFEARFTSINESFYEKIRAKYPNLGQTDLKLCALVKLGFSSKEMSSLLGITIESVHTSRYRLRKKLNLEKGENLIDFMSTI from the coding sequence ATGAAGACACGTATAGCATTTCAAAAACCGGCCAGTATAGTGGTACTTCTTTTTTGTTTGTGCGTAACCGCCCAACAACCTTATGGTACTAATGAGTACATAGAAAAGGCAAACCAGCTTACAGCTAAAAATTTGGATAGCGCCATCTATTATCTTAAAAAGGGTATTGTTCATTATTCAATAGAAAAGGATACCATTAATTTAATTAATAGTATTTGCCAATTGTCTGGTTTGTATGACAATGTATTGGATTATGGTAAGTCTTATGATGGGTATTGGGAGGCATTGATATTAGCCGATGAATCTAATGATGATATTTCTAAATCACGAATATATCAAGAACTGGGTTGGCTATATACCGCCTATAGAAAGGAAGAAGAATCTTTACGATACTTCAATATGTCGTTGGAGCTTAAGAAGAAACTAGTCGAGGAGAAAAAGATAAGTAGGGATTATCTGGTAAGTAACTACTTTGCCATAGTAAACTGCTATAGGGTAAATCGTAATTATGTCATGGCAAAAACATATTTGGATAGTTGTGAACTGTCATTAAAAAAGATCAGTTCAGATAAAAGATCATATTACGTAGAGACAGAAAAGGGATATTTTGATGCGGTAGCGGGTAATTATGAAAAAGCCTTGAGCAAACTGAACGAGACCAAGCTATTTTTTGAAGAGAAAAACCCTTCATATTTAACGGTGGTTCATTTCTTAATGGGAGAGGTATATAAGTTTAGGGGAGAATATGATAAAGCAATAAAAAATTACAAAGAATCGTTGAGGTTTTCAGAAATGTATAATAAACATCTGGGTTACAAACTATTCAATTATGAAGAGTTATCTAAGTTATATTATGATCAGAATAACTTTAAAGAAGCCTTTTTCTATAAAGACAAAGCACAAGCGTTAAATGAAAGCATATTTGGGAGAAAAAGTAAAAACCACAAACATTTATTTGGAATAAAAGATAGATATAGACTTCAAAAAGAAAAAGAAAAGGCATTACTAAAAGAGGTAAGAATAGAGAAGCTAGAAGACCAGAAAAGAATTGGTTTTTTACAAAATATCTTAATGGGCGTGGTAGTGGTTTTTATGTTTTTGTACGGTGTTCTGTTTTTTAGAAATCTTAGGAGAAAACATAAACTTGAAAAACAAAAGACCAATGAGGTAATGATGCTTAAAAATAGAGAGCTAACGGCATCTGCCCTTCAGTTGATTGAAAAAGAAGAATTTATTTCTAAATTAAAACAGAATATCTCTAAGAGTGATGCTGTAGATACAAAGGCCATTCATAATATGCTGAAGGGTTTTCAAAACACCCCAGGTGGTAACTGGAAAGAATTTGAAGCCAGGTTTACTTCTATTAACGAAAGTTTTTATGAAAAGATTAGGGCTAAATATCCAAATTTGGGCCAAACGGATCTAAAATTGTGTGCTTTGGTCAAGTTGGGGTTTTCCAGTAAAGAAATGTCGTCTCTGTTGGGTATTACCATTGAAAGTGTACATACCTCAAGATATAGACTTCGTAAGAAACTAAATTTGGAAAAAGGTGAAAACCTAATAGATTTTATGTCTACTATTTAA
- a CDS encoding RagB/SusD family nutrient uptake outer membrane protein, translating into MKSLKKIIVKSFVLLTLVGVSCNENTFLDEPNPNALTEASFWKTESHFNSALTSVYGALQYRSVSGSELVQEFVMSDLAGTEAWYRPFPFRNLTYTNGQNHLSEKWQELYVGIFRANTILTQLQTVDEDILDETTKTEIEAQARFLRAFFYFQLVHTYGGAMIHDEVAQSLEELSKELSSTADVNAQIIIPDLEFAMSNLPETWESTAAGRATWGAATSLLGKVYLYDEQWPQAASLFKEVIDSGIYSLTRNIEDNFTHFNEFNEESIFEVNYSFDLNPGNSGFAEDDTSIGGAGAESTTLSTEVGHIQYGAFNTVLASYNLHEMLVNDEVDPNNSINDGNLESRRMNYTIAPRNGEGDWYLAPFSEAKATWGGGQSAYVKKHSNWYHMDGEPVRGRSGINFRHIRYADVLLMYAEAVINANGDFATAISYVDMVRSRAGVVTLQQYMDMNGGMFPQLHVSKQVHGDQPMVTANAQTVLTHIQRVERAIELCFEGHRYKDLVRWGIVKEVFDDLRADEIWRETNLDITGQGVAPLFISGRVRPDFSQSSQNYKPEEHNYFPIPSGEVLNNPNFNN; encoded by the coding sequence ATGAAATCATTAAAAAAAATAATTGTAAAAAGTTTTGTTCTTCTTACGCTGGTTGGTGTTAGTTGTAACGAAAACACATTTTTAGACGAACCAAATCCAAATGCGCTTACAGAAGCTAGCTTTTGGAAAACAGAGAGCCATTTTAACTCTGCACTTACATCAGTATATGGTGCGTTGCAATACCGTTCTGTTAGTGGCTCTGAATTGGTACAGGAGTTTGTAATGTCAGATTTAGCTGGCACAGAAGCTTGGTATAGACCGTTTCCGTTTAGAAATTTAACCTATACCAACGGTCAAAATCACTTATCGGAAAAGTGGCAAGAGCTATATGTTGGTATTTTTAGGGCAAATACAATTCTTACTCAGCTACAAACAGTTGACGAAGATATTTTAGATGAGACAACTAAAACTGAAATAGAAGCTCAAGCCCGCTTTTTAAGAGCATTCTTTTACTTTCAGCTTGTGCACACCTATGGTGGTGCAATGATTCATGATGAGGTGGCACAATCTCTAGAAGAGTTAAGTAAAGAGCTATCTTCTACGGCAGATGTGAACGCACAAATTATTATTCCAGATTTAGAATTTGCAATGAGCAATTTACCTGAAACCTGGGAAAGTACCGCGGCAGGTAGAGCTACTTGGGGCGCTGCCACTTCACTTTTAGGTAAAGTATATCTTTATGATGAACAATGGCCGCAAGCCGCTAGTTTATTCAAAGAAGTCATAGATTCAGGTATATATAGTTTAACCAGAAACATTGAAGACAACTTTACGCATTTCAATGAGTTTAACGAAGAATCTATTTTTGAGGTCAACTACTCTTTTGATTTAAATCCTGGAAATAGTGGTTTTGCAGAAGATGATACCTCTATCGGTGGAGCAGGTGCGGAATCTACCACACTAAGTACAGAAGTTGGTCATATTCAGTACGGTGCTTTTAATACCGTATTGGCTTCATATAACCTTCATGAAATGTTGGTGAACGACGAGGTTGACCCTAATAATTCAATTAATGACGGCAACCTAGAGTCTCGTAGAATGAACTATACCATTGCTCCTAGAAACGGTGAAGGAGATTGGTACCTAGCACCTTTTTCTGAAGCAAAGGCAACTTGGGGCGGTGGACAAAGTGCTTACGTAAAAAAGCACTCTAACTGGTATCATATGGACGGTGAGCCTGTACGTGGACGTAGCGGTATCAACTTTAGACATATTCGTTATGCCGATGTTTTACTAATGTATGCAGAAGCTGTAATTAATGCCAACGGTGACTTTGCCACAGCTATTAGCTATGTTGATATGGTGAGAAGTAGAGCTGGTGTTGTCACTTTACAGCAATATATGGATATGAACGGTGGTATGTTTCCACAGCTTCATGTTAGTAAGCAGGTTCATGGCGATCAACCAATGGTTACCGCTAACGCGCAAACTGTTTTAACACATATTCAACGTGTGGAAAGAGCCATTGAGTTATGTTTTGAAGGACATCGTTATAAGGATTTAGTGCGTTGGGGTATCGTAAAAGAAGTTTTTGATGATTTACGTGCCGATGAAATTTGGAGAGAAACAAATCTAGATATTACCGGGCAAGGTGTAGCACCTTTATTTATTTCAGGAAGGGTAAGACCAGATTTTAGTCAATCATCTCAAAACTACAAACCTGAAGAACATAACTATTTCCCTATTCCTTCAGGAGAAGTATTAAACAATCCAAACTTTAACAACTAA
- a CDS encoding glycoside hydrolase family 117 protein — protein sequence MFILQSTAQDTTYDQNILDSLGVTQEQIDHLGITDINHLSSASKRALKWPVDLGNEWFIEFSNLKPLKGDLAYEEGVVRRDPSAVIKENGKYYVWYSKSTGPTQGFGGDVENDKVFPWDRCDIWYATSEDGETWKEEGLAVPRGKAGAYDDRSVFTVEIMKHEDKYYLSYQTVKSPYTVRVKNQIGLAWSNSPDGPWTKSKEPILSPADNGIWKGEEQDRFAVERKGDFDSHKVHDPCIIPFNGKFYLYYKGEQMGEEITFGGRQIRHGLAIADKPEGPYIKSPYNPISNSGHEICVWPYNGGVAALITTDGPEKNTIQWAPDGINFEIMSVIPGVSAHAIGLNRSADNEKEPTEILRWGLSHMYNSWDYQSIMSFTSERKTQHRAKGE from the coding sequence ATGTTTATCCTTCAAAGTACAGCCCAGGATACAACATATGACCAAAATATTTTAGACTCTTTGGGGGTAACACAAGAACAGATAGACCACTTGGGCATTACAGATATAAACCACTTGAGCTCAGCTTCTAAAAGAGCTTTAAAATGGCCCGTAGACCTAGGCAATGAATGGTTTATCGAGTTTTCCAATCTAAAGCCCTTAAAAGGAGACTTAGCCTATGAAGAAGGTGTTGTGCGTAGAGATCCCAGTGCCGTCATAAAGGAAAATGGAAAATACTATGTATGGTATTCAAAAAGTACTGGGCCAACACAAGGGTTTGGCGGCGACGTTGAAAACGACAAGGTATTTCCGTGGGACCGCTGTGACATTTGGTATGCAACTTCAGAAGACGGTGAAACTTGGAAAGAAGAAGGTTTAGCCGTTCCTAGAGGTAAAGCCGGAGCATATGATGACCGATCTGTTTTTACCGTAGAGATCATGAAACATGAAGACAAATATTATTTAAGCTACCAGACCGTAAAATCTCCTTACACCGTTCGTGTAAAAAACCAAATTGGCCTGGCTTGGTCCAATTCTCCAGACGGTCCTTGGACAAAGAGCAAAGAACCTATTTTGAGTCCTGCCGATAATGGTATTTGGAAAGGTGAAGAACAAGATAGATTTGCGGTTGAACGAAAAGGTGACTTTGATAGCCATAAAGTTCATGACCCTTGTATTATTCCTTTTAATGGTAAGTTTTATCTGTACTACAAAGGTGAACAGATGGGTGAGGAAATTACATTTGGCGGTAGACAAATACGCCATGGTCTTGCCATAGCGGACAAACCTGAAGGACCATATATAAAATCTCCTTACAATCCAATTAGTAATAGCGGACACGAAATATGTGTTTGGCCATACAATGGCGGTGTAGCAGCTTTAATTACGACAGATGGACCAGAGAAAAATACTATTCAATGGGCGCCAGACGGTATTAATTTTGAAATAATGTCCGTTATTCCCGGAGTTAGCGCACATGCCATTGGCTTAAACAGATCAGCTGACAATGAAAAAGAACCTACCGAAATATTACGTTGGGGACTTTCTCATATGTACAATAGCTGGGATTACCAGAGCATTATGAGCTTTACTTCAGAAAGAAAGACCCAACATAGGGCCAAAGGCGAGTAA
- a CDS encoding LamG domain-containing protein has protein sequence MKFNVFLILSIISAFIACSSSSSDEEEMVKDPENPEQVEENDEDQADEIEPFQLSDLDPDLPSFVSVVDETPEGMEWVKVEAMSDEFDTWNEDKWFNSFWNYGNTPVSMRSENSSVVDGQLNIQATLDENSSQWFQTARVHSKTKISYPMYTECSMKTSSISAFNTFWLNNGDINDRDEIDIVESNANPTPECSDQSTKPSNYPWTPWDFPTQMNSQYFIAKSGVTERHEDNFDTRMLSDANPNKGKTWDETYHIVGAWWKDARTVQFYLNGEPAGVVTTNQDFTRELELIFDLWTSEECYLGGLPQKEELNDNSKNTMRVDWVRTWKLESK, from the coding sequence ATGAAATTCAACGTATTTCTAATTTTAAGTATTATTAGTGCATTTATTGCATGTTCATCAAGTTCTAGTGATGAAGAGGAAATGGTAAAAGATCCGGAAAACCCAGAACAAGTAGAGGAAAATGATGAAGACCAGGCAGATGAAATTGAACCATTTCAACTTTCTGATCTAGACCCTGATCTACCTTCTTTCGTGTCTGTTGTAGATGAAACTCCAGAAGGTATGGAGTGGGTGAAAGTAGAAGCCATGTCAGATGAGTTTGATACGTGGAACGAGGACAAGTGGTTTAATTCATTTTGGAATTACGGTAACACCCCAGTTTCTATGCGTAGTGAAAACTCTAGCGTGGTAGATGGCCAATTAAATATACAGGCCACTTTAGATGAGAACAGTTCTCAATGGTTTCAAACGGCTAGGGTACATTCTAAAACCAAAATAAGTTATCCTATGTATACAGAGTGTAGTATGAAAACTTCCAGCATTTCGGCGTTCAATACATTTTGGTTGAACAATGGCGATATCAATGATAGGGATGAGATAGATATTGTGGAAAGCAACGCAAACCCTACTCCTGAGTGTAGTGATCAATCTACCAAACCAAGTAACTATCCATGGACTCCATGGGATTTTCCTACCCAAATGAACTCACAGTATTTTATAGCTAAAAGTGGTGTTACAGAAAGGCATGAAGATAATTTTGATACTAGAATGTTATCGGATGCCAATCCTAATAAAGGAAAAACTTGGGATGAAACCTACCATATTGTTGGTGCTTGGTGGAAAGATGCCAGAACGGTTCAGTTTTATTTAAATGGAGAGCCTGCTGGTGTTGTCACTACTAACCAAGATTTCACAAGAGAATTAGAGTTGATATTTGATCTATGGACATCTGAAGAGTGTTATTTAGGAGGTTTACCACAAAAGGAAGAGTTAAATGACAATTCTAAAAACACTATGCGTGTAGATTGGGTACGTACTTGGAAACTTGAATCAAAGTAG
- a CDS encoding VOC family protein, with the protein MKFDYNHSTKNHELQRLICKTCFFIAFVLTSTYYGFAQTSDSSPSEIEMIGSEKARVTGLKYISVHVLELEKTLKLYREILGFKMADAEVLHGPGLEGMLVMKLKADDLTIGLSLTAPEFIDTIGPIGNTNHNHFMLKVNDIAPIGDMLKEEGYELENENYARDKYTFFVGPNGEIIGLSGWD; encoded by the coding sequence ATGAAATTTGATTATAACCACAGTACAAAAAACCATGAACTACAACGTCTAATTTGTAAAACTTGCTTCTTTATAGCTTTTGTTTTAACAAGTACCTATTACGGCTTTGCACAAACATCTGATTCTTCACCTAGCGAAATTGAAATGATAGGTTCTGAAAAAGCAAGGGTTACCGGTTTAAAGTACATTAGTGTACATGTATTGGAACTTGAGAAAACCCTAAAATTATATCGAGAAATATTAGGTTTTAAAATGGCTGATGCCGAAGTACTTCACGGACCCGGACTTGAAGGTATGTTGGTAATGAAACTTAAGGCAGATGATCTAACTATTGGACTATCTTTAACGGCTCCAGAATTTATAGACACCATTGGACCTATAGGAAACACCAACCATAACCACTTTATGCTAAAAGTAAATGATATAGCTCCTATTGGTGATATGCTGAAAGAAGAAGGTTACGAACTGGAAAACGAAAACTACGCTCGTGACAAATACACCTTTTTTGTAGGACCCAATGGAGAAATTATTGGGCTTTCCGGTTGGGATTAA